DNA sequence from the Thunnus albacares chromosome 22, fThuAlb1.1, whole genome shotgun sequence genome:
CTACCCTGGAGTTTCAAAGTTTCCTGGATGCACTTGAAggcctgcagacacaaacaaagtACAGGCTTCAATACCAAATTCCAGTGTATGGTAATAATACTAGAAATTGATTAATAATGTGAACAACAATATTTCTTTCAGGCCAGCAAacattttgtgtgaataaatgtgGCAACTGTAAAGTACTCTTATTTTGGAGTACTGGCATCCTTAGACACTAAATGAACAGCAAAGACATTTGGACCTCTGAATGGTCAGTATGAATAACAGTAAtgattacaaaaagaaaaacatgtcagtgttcatttgggcacctgactattgtttgaggacagacttgaaatattTTGAATCTTATCATTTAAGCTTGAGCGATTCAAACCTACTTTACATACCTACTGCACTTTGTCTTTGAGTTCAATAATATCATTTGGAATAGTCAGTATCTCTGATACAGTGATTTGCATTACCATGCTAGACTCTTGGTCATCGGGGTGGATGACAACACGGACCAGGAACGGTGTTTTGCTGGCTCTGGTCTGTTTAAATGTATCAACTTCCTCCTGTAGAACCCGGGCAACCACACTCTCAGGAAAACGCAGGGCAATCCCAGATCCAAGTACAGGGAAAGCAACAGAATCAAATCTTCTGTTTTCACAGGAAGTCAGGGTTTCTTGGATAGCCATTCTCAGAACCtggaaaatgtcagaaatagaAAACTTTAGGCTCTAGAAAACCTATAGCCCCCTTAGTTTACAAGGGGGAAGGGAGTATGATTTACAATTGACTAATTTGATGTAGATATGACAGTAGTCtaagacacaaaacacacagtaaagaCACAcctgaatgcacacacactcccatACATTTATGTATCTATTTAACAAACTATTTCACCTCGACTGCTGTCCCATCTGGGTCGTCACCCCAAGGAACCAGGTTGAGGAAGATCACTGCTTGAGATGGAAGTTTAGGCAAACCCTCCACCATGACTGTGTCACCAGGCATCGTTTCTTCTCCGGCTTCCTCTGTAAACCTTGCAGCCAGCTGACCTCCAACCAATGAATATAAAGTGTTTCCAACACGGGTAGAGAGAGGATTATGGCCGGCCATAGGAGATACCAGGGCATCCACCTAGGAAGAGAGCAGGAGATTGGTAGACCATTGATATTGACAGAGATTGGTAGAGATTGATATTGGTAGACCAAAACCAGAATGCAAAACCATTTATCATGCCATTCCTGTcatatagaaaaaaacatgtgcaaGTATTCCAAACTTTACTAATTCTAAAATGTTGAGAACTGTTCGTAAACCCTAACATAATCATGGTCACAATATGAGAATCTCTGGTCCCAATTGTTTTGACCAATTTTCTTAACATCTCAGCTGAGTTTCTCACCTGCTGGGTCTCAATGGTTCCCTGAACAATCTCTACATGGACAGTCTCTCCAGCACCTCCAGCAGTGGCTCCACTTCCTGTGGCTTTGGCAGCAGTATCCATCTCGAACTCGCAATCTCTTGGTGTATTGTTTCCTGTATGTCTTGCTTGGAGAAGCCTGTCACATGCGTCTTGCATGGCTCTCACCACCTCTTCCCTGTTATCTATCAGGATGATTCTGCTCAGACTTCGCCCTCCCTGACTACCAAACTCTTTAACAGCTGTTATAATAGCCTCTGAGCACACCTTCACAGGAACACTGAATATCCCTGAGCTGATACAGGGCATGGCTATAGACTTAAAATCCATATTTTCTGCTAAATTCAGTGCAGATTGGACAGTTTTTTCCAATAAGACCCTTTCTTTGCCACCTGATTTTCCACCAACAGGCCCAACAGCATGCAGCAGTTTCTTGCAGTTTAGGTTCCCCCCTGTGGTCACTACCACATCACCTGTAGGGATTTTTCCAGTCTGCTTTACTATGGCACTGCTCTCCTTCTGCACCTCAGGGCCACCTGCTTTACTCAGTGCAGCAGCAACACCTCGACAGTGGTCCAGATCCTCATTGGCAGCGTTCACCAGGGCATCAGCATCCTGTTTGGTAATATCACCCTGACACACCAGCACCTGGAGCCCATCACGAAGGCAGTAGCTGGCAACTACTGTACCTCCTTCACTCAAACTCAAAGATGCCAAATTCTGTGCAGCTCTGCAATAAAAGTCCCCAAGCTCAGAATAACCAAGAAATTCTTTCCCTGTGGGACTTTCCCTCTCACTTACACATGACCTGTCCTCTATATCACTCAACCTGGCATCCACCTGAGATTGTTCCCCAACCACAATAGCCATCCCAGCCTCGCTGTACACCTTCACCGCATCTGTGGTCTGATAAGAGCTGCAGGACCGAAGCAAAGCTTTCACTTTGCGAGGGTCTAACTCAAAATGGCAGGTGTAGCGTTCTTGTAAACCTTTAAAGAGTTTGTCCACCTCACCTTCCCACTTTTTGACTCCATCTCTATCAACAGCACCAGGCTGAGCTAAATTCCTGACTAAAACCCTCTCTTCTTCTGGGTAAAGCTGAGCAGAGCAGGCCACAGAGGCGAGTTCTTCCTCTAGTTCTTTCCCAGCCTTGGGACTTTCATTTAAGTAACGGAGGAGATAACCATCAAAACGTAGTTCATATTCTTCGCCACTCGATGGAAGAGTTGAGGCAAGGATGGGCTGATGGCTCTGTGTTTCAGAAAGATTTCCACATAATCATGAGAACAGTTTACTCTCATTTGCCTGGATTCCAAATCTGATCATAAATTCTCACATAAAGGATTTATGATGCTGTATACAGCCTGATTGGtgcaatataataatatgaaatgaggaagtgtaaatgtatttttttaacctttattgaATGACGGAAATGTTGTGCTAACCTGTGCTAGAACTGTGAAGGTCTGGCTCGGAGTCGAGGTGGAactgggagaggaggagagagattcCAGGCTGCCTTGGACAGTGAACACCAGTGGACCGTCTCCAAGGTCCACCAAATGCTGATACTTCTGCAGAACTGCCTGCTGATCTGAGACAGAAAAAGCAGATGAGAATATTAATAAgattctttttaatttttcttatATTTGTCATATCCACTGTCTTTCCTTATTCTCTCACTTCTCTCCTCATTTGCCTCCTTCTATTTTTGCCAGAGAACCAAAATGAATATATCAAACACCCTTTCTCTCACAGTGTGCACCATTGTATTTCAGCATGAATCATAATTACCCTGCTTTGTTGTGTCTCACGTAGAGCGTACAGCTGAATTTGCATCTTTATGTGACATCAGTAGATTCAAATCAAGTGTTGCAGGAAATGAAAACAGCCCTAACCCTTGTCTTCTGCGGTGGATAGTTATGCTTTATTGATATCTATAGAGTAAACTTATACTTTAAAAGGACGGGTTAAAAGGACaggtttgtcttaaaacaatagtattttgctcgctgtaatcattcctcctgttcacgcCCTCCTACAGTGcttaaaatgtaagtgatgcgggacaaaatccacaaacctcattttgagcaaaagtGTATTGAAAAGTTCATCCAaggataatatgaggcttcagcagcctGAATTAGTCTGActtactggtaaaaaaaaaagcattcttTGTGTCAACTACAATGGgaggattgtaacaaaaagagggaatttggcactaaaaagactatgTTAActtgaaagatatttacttgattGGAttaatttggacggctgaagcctcatattagctttaaataaacttttaaaacacatttttgtatgaaaggaggactgtggactTTGTCCCCtttcacttacattgaaagtgcattatgaagggatcttctaatggtcagtatgaacaagaagaatgattacaacaagaaaaacgtgtcgatgttcatttgggctcttgactgttgttttaggacagcCTTGAAACaatgtgaatctatcctttaagtAAACTGGAAAATTGTGGCAGCGCTGTTTGGATCGAGGTAACTTTCACTTTCTCGGGAACTGACACTTAAGGGTGTCTCCCAAAAAAATACTGCTGAATGCGTGTGATCGTGGACGTTAACGGTTTTAatagaaaatacactttgaCAGTCAAAACCTTTTTGTTATTTAGGCCGTTAATTGCTATCACTTGGAACAAAATTACAATAAGTGTAGGCTTGTTATTTAGTCGAGTCTGTTACtttttgttatattatatttaatgggaccatgtacagtatgaaacataaatgtttatatttgatGTAATGCACCAGATTTAGCTTCAAGCTCATTatcatctgcagtcccttacaatcaaaacaaataaacagcacaataacaaacagtacaaagcaaaaaaacacacagaacacatcatacaaaatacaaagctacacacaatagcacattaCCTACACAAACGTTACACGAGAGACcgcaaaataaaataatgtaagaCATGAATTGACTATTTTGCTTCATGTGTCATAACGTTACCCTTCTGATATTTGAAAGCTATGCTGTAGACTTTATCGTTCACTCTTCTCAGTGGTCCGCAGTCGCCTCCGCCTGATAGGCAGTGAATACGAAAATACTTCTCTATCTTCTTCGTCTGCCCTGCAGATAAAGAAGATAACAGGCACTCGAAGAAAACGGGATATTGGTTCAAATCATCCATAATCCTCTTGTGAATAGATGAATAAAGCTAAACATCCACTTCGGGAAGCGCAGTAGGCCTGCAGTCCTCTGCAGGAACAGCTGCGTGCTGAGTGACGACAGAGTAGGAAAGTCCAAACAAATATTAACATGGGGGGAGTTTATACATCCGGGTGGTGCCACCCCGTCTCCAAACAATTATGTATTTGATTACTGATAACAGTATTTGATTACTGATAACAGTCGTGGAGAAAAGGATTTACATGTCCAGCAAGGTGGAAAAATGTGGCAGttaatcatacacacacacacacacacattgacatcGACGACGTTGACAGTATGAATAGCTacaagtaataaaaaacaacacagaatttaagacaaataataataataataataataataataataataataataataataataataggctACATTAAAAGCAAGGGGAGTGGTAACTGTTCCCTTTGCCAAAAGCTTGGCTTCCACATCTAGTGAAGGTGACAACATAAAGAAATGACCATAACAGACAGCCAGCCTTATCAAGACAGCTGCATATCACAAATATTTCCCCCACAGTGTTGCCTTAATACATAAGTCTATTTTCAGTTTAACTTCCAAACTCATTTGAGGCCCTTAAATCCATGTCCATCAGTGATTACTTTTCCCAAGGTAACAAACACTGTTCATTCCACATTGCTATCAACCACCTGGATCTTATTCACAATTTTTAGAAGTAATTTGGAGAATTTATCTCATATTTGTCACTTTTCCTGATGATATTCTAATTCTCGGTGACTCTGAATAAGCCTTATGTCTAGGTAAAACCTTTCTGGAACTTCTTGATATTATCCTACTTAGTGACATTACTTATGTTTGACCCAGAAGTCTAATTCTTATGAACAAACACCTATAACACCTAAGGCGGTCTGGGGTCTCCACAACCCCAAACTGGACAGTTGTACGAGCAGGACAACATAATCAACATGAACAAAGAAAAGCTTCCAAGTGCTGGGAGTGGTGATACTgtcttataaaataaaataaaaatacaaataaaaataaaaaagcaaaataataaaataaaaatacccCAGTAAAAACTCCTTTTAACAGGGTGGAGCAGTACTGGAAACTTACTGCTTGTAGTATCACATTCAGTGCTATGATCTGTTATGCTAAACTTGCTATAAAAACACTGAGCTCATTGAGAACAAATGAGTTATTAATAGCATAACATTCGTCCTTCATACATGTGTCACATTGCCAGTGTGATATTCCTCTAGCTATTGGAGATTGTATCTAATAAACTGGTCAGTACCTCCGTCTATCTCAGCAGGGAGGGTGAGTAACCTGATACAGGAAGAGCAAAGTTCACTCTCTTGTGTTGGCAAGCATCCATCCTGCCAAGGTTTCAGACATTGTTCAATGTTTTCACCATGCAGCCTCGGTGCAACAGGTGCAGGCATGCTGGGCCGTAGTTGACAGTCATCATTGACCTTTTTATGAGGGCAAAGACAGTAAACAGTGTGCGACAggaaaaacatccaaacatttaaaaaaacatgtcattctGCCCTTTTACTGTTAATTGTTTTCAAAGTGGTAACTCAAAGTGCTAGTTTAAAGCtgcagaaatgcattttcttctagttatatatatatatattttttaataatttctcatcaaaatagttgccagtaTTTATTGACTGTGTTTCTTGGTAGAGTTGAAAAGCTACGACACAGATAatatgaaaaaatgacaaaaacaactcaaataaaaccacaaacctTGATCATATGTAcacatgtgtgttgtgttagtGATCTGTGATAAAAGGCAACGCTGTCTTGAGGTTGTAATTTAGCTGGAAGCAGCTTGTTTTTTCATTGAGAAAAATCTGCTACACCAAACTCAGTGTTAATTTTAATACATCAATGATAAACATTCAATACTCGTCTGATATGACTTAAAACATCCATTTAGTTTGGTCATTAGACAAATGCCAGTAGAGAGCCTGAGGTCCAAGATGAAGCTGCGGTTTCCTGCATCTGGCTGACACTCCTATACCTTAACCTCAAACGTAAAGAAGTAGAAGTATCTCAACTGCCAATGTTCCACAGATGGTGTTGTAAgtgataaagaaagaaatgtcatttttttgtgcaacGCCAGCAAACATCAGCAAGTATATGCTGATATACCACGTATATGGGTGTAGGAATGTAAGAAGCAAGAGATGTAttgatataaaaagaaaagccaaAGGCGGCCTCAGGGGGGTTTTTTGGTCATCACCGGAGGTTCTTTTGCCAGCTTGcattttttataacttttataaCTTCTTAAAGTCCTAGAGAGGGTTTTTTCTCATTCTTAACTTTTATACtcaagtttttgtattttactttttatatttgttattactcatttttgtaaaaatcaaataaaactggtttgtagTTTTATATGCTCCAACCAAAGTTCCTGACTTGTTCTTATCTCTGAGGTCTT
Encoded proteins:
- the LOC122973703 gene encoding uncharacterized protein LOC122973703, whose amino-acid sequence is MDDLNQYPVFFECLLSSLSAGQTKKIEKYFRIHCLSGGGDCGPLRRVNDKVYSIAFKYQKDQQAVLQKYQHLVDLGDGPLVFTVQGSLESLSSSPSSTSTPSQTFTVLAQSHQPILASTLPSSGEEYELRFDGYLLRYLNESPKAGKELEEELASVACSAQLYPEEERVLVRNLAQPGAVDRDGVKKWEGEVDKLFKGLQERYTCHFELDPRKVKALLRSCSSYQTTDAVKVYSEAGMAIVVGEQSQVDARLSDIEDRSCVSERESPTGKEFLGYSELGDFYCRAAQNLASLSLSEGGTVVASYCLRDGLQVLVCQGDITKQDADALVNAANEDLDHCRGVAAALSKAGGPEVQKESSAIVKQTGKIPTGDVVVTTGGNLNCKKLLHAVGPVGGKSGGKERVLLEKTVQSALNLAENMDFKSIAMPCISSGIFSVPVKVCSEAIITAVKEFGSQGGRSLSRIILIDNREEVVRAMQDACDRLLQARHTGNNTPRDCEFEMDTAAKATGSGATAGGAGETVHVEIVQGTIETQQVDALVSPMAGHNPLSTRVGNTLYSLVGGQLAARFTEEAGEETMPGDTVMVEGLPKLPSQAVIFLNLVPWGDDPDGTAVEVLRMAIQETLTSCENRRFDSVAFPVLGSGIALRFPESVVARVLQEEVDTFKQTRASKTPFLVRVVIHPDDQESSMAFKCIQETLKLQVSTKRIVLLGKTGSGKSHLGNTILGEQLFETNDSPNSGTQKCEAETKSVNGRSITLIDTPGFFDVVRKEDEVKPEIMRCITECAPGPHAFLILLKVDKFTEQEKDVIKKIRDCFTEDALKYAVIVFTHGEQLPKGMTIEEFVSQNRDLSHLVNQCGGRCHVFDNKYWNNEQQNNYRSNQLHVEKLLNTVDKMVMENNGGYYTNEMFQAVEKEIRKEVVHITQSSGNMSVEEIRKQAKTRVCNRFLVKLAGTATGALLGAFFGVAAMVGLVITAVQQSAFMNVLKKVPVGGQVTRVATAAVVGVSTAALATTGGVMGGIIGCEAAEGAETAREAAERAAKAVMDKGKSTLTLK